ATAAACAGTAGTCAACGAAGTGTTAACTCAACTAGGTGCAGCTATCGAAAATATTACTAGATTGCACAAAGGAGACTAAGCATGACCTACAATGCAAATAGTGAAGAAAACTTGGTCGTCATAGAAGTCAGCCCTCAGACCCATGAAATGGTAGAAACTGAGATGGCAGGTGAAACCGATGAAGTCAAGCACGAAACCAAAGCACTGATTGAGGCAATCAAAAGACGCGCCCAATCTGAGGCAGAATCAGCAGGGACTCTCACCCGTGAAACCTATTTGAATGCGGTACGTCAAGCACGGGAAGCCCTTGAAGGTGACAAACTCATTGAGCGCGATTGCGCGGAGCGCAGCGCCCTTACGGGCGATCGCATTGAACACGCATTTGCAGTCCTACAACAGGAAGCTGAGAGAAACTGGCACTTGCTGTTCAAACAAGTCGCAGAACTAGGCGATCGCTTCCAAGACGCCGTCAAAGCTGCATGGGATGCTTTCAATGCTCCTCGCCCTCGCTCTTAATTGTGTTGAATTTCACGGCGACAGCATGTAGAGACGTTGCAATGCAACGTCTCTACATATTTACGTTTTTGCCTTAGATTTCTTAAACCAGAACGACTAGAATGGCTAAATGATGCTAGATAATGAAAAAGCTCTAACATTGACTTGTCTCTAGCTCGGTAATTAAGAACTAATAGCTATGCGAACTTACTATTGCGGCGAACTCCGAAAACAACATATTGGAGAAACTGTCACCTTATACGGATGGGTAGACCGTCGTCGCGATCATGGTGGTGTGATATTTATAGATTTACGCGATCGCAATGGTATTATCCAAATCGTCAGCGATCCGCAACGTACCCCAGATTCCTACGAATTGGCAAATACCTTGCGAAATGAATACGTTGTCGAAATCACTGGTAGAGCGACACAACGTCCTGAAGAATCCCTAAACCCCCGCATACCTACAGGCGAAGTAGAAATCTACGCCGATAAAATTAAACTCCTCAACTCAGTTCGTAAACAGTTACCATTCCAAGTTTCCACCGCAGACATCGATCCCGTGCGGGAAGAATTGCGGTTGAAGTATCGTTATCTAGATTTGCGACGCGATCGCATGGCGCATAACTTGCAACTGCGTCATCAAGTCGTCAAAGCTATTCGTCGTTACCTAGAAGACGTAGAAAGTTTCATTGAAGTTGAAACTCCCGTCCTCACTCGTTCCACTCCCGAAGGCGCGCGAGATTACCTTGTACCTAGTCGCGTCAACGGTGGTGAGTGGTTTGCCTTGCCGCAATCACCTCAGCTATTTAAACAATTACTGATGGTATCAGGTTTTGACAGATACTATCAGATTGCGCGTTGCTTTCGTGATGAAGACTTACGCGCCGACAGACAACCAGAATTTACCCAGTTGGACATGGAAATGAGCTTCATGTCCCAAGAAGAAATTATTGAACTTAACGAGAAGTTAGTTGGTCATATTTTCAAGACAGTAAAGGGCATTGAAGTACAACGTCCTTTCCCACGTCTGACTTACGCCGACGCGATGGAACACTATGGCTGTGATAAGCCAGATACGCGTTATGGTTTAGAACTCGTCAATGTCTCGGATGTCATGAAAGACTCTGGCTTCAAAGTCTTTCGCGAAGCCGTCGCCAATGGTGGTATTGTCAAAATTCTTCCCATTCCCAACGGGAACGATTTCATTTCTAACGTCCGTATCAAACCAGGCGGCGACTTATTCAAAGAAGCCAGCGAAGCCGGTGCCAAAGGTTTAGCTTACATCCGGGTACGAGATGACGGTGAAATTGACACCATTGGCGCAATTAAAGACAATCTCACCGCAGAACAAAAACAGAAAATTTTGTACCGTACAAGTGCAAAACCCGGACATTTACTGCTATTTGGGGCTGGTGATACTGCTACTGTTAATAAAACTTTAGATAGGCTGCGGCAAGTTGTCGCTAGGGAATTCGGGTTAATAAATCCAGAGAAAATTAATTTGCTGTGGGTGACAGATTTCCCTATGTTTGAATGGAACGCAGACGAAAAGCGCCTAGAAGCACTGCACCACCCATTTACTGCGCCTCATCCCGATGATGTGGGCGACTTAAAAACTGCAAGGGCGCAAGCTTACGATTTGGTGTTCAACGGTTTTGAAGTTGGCGGTGGTAGTTTGCGGATTTATCAACGGGAAATTCAACAGCAGGTGTTTGAGACAATTGGTTTCTCTGGTGAGGAAGCGCAGAATAAATTTGGTTTTCTGTTGGAGGCGTTTGAATATGGAACTCCGCCTCACGGTGGTATCGCCTACGGTTTGGATCGTTTGGTGATGTTGCTAGCTGGCGAAGAATCAATTCGGGATGTCATTGCTTTTCCAAAGACGCAACAAGTACGTTGTTTGTTAACAGATGCGCCTTCGGGAGTTGACGCCAAGCAGCTCAAAGAGTTGCACGTTGCTTCGACTTATAAGCCAAAATCTTAGTTATTGAAAACTAAGAATGCACACAGATCAACAGAGATTTAGTTTTATCTGTGTGCATCCGTGTCCATCTGTGGTTCATTATTTCTTTGTGTACCTTACA
The sequence above is a segment of the Mastigocladopsis repens PCC 10914 genome. Coding sequences within it:
- the aspS gene encoding aspartate--tRNA ligase, which produces MRTYYCGELRKQHIGETVTLYGWVDRRRDHGGVIFIDLRDRNGIIQIVSDPQRTPDSYELANTLRNEYVVEITGRATQRPEESLNPRIPTGEVEIYADKIKLLNSVRKQLPFQVSTADIDPVREELRLKYRYLDLRRDRMAHNLQLRHQVVKAIRRYLEDVESFIEVETPVLTRSTPEGARDYLVPSRVNGGEWFALPQSPQLFKQLLMVSGFDRYYQIARCFRDEDLRADRQPEFTQLDMEMSFMSQEEIIELNEKLVGHIFKTVKGIEVQRPFPRLTYADAMEHYGCDKPDTRYGLELVNVSDVMKDSGFKVFREAVANGGIVKILPIPNGNDFISNVRIKPGGDLFKEASEAGAKGLAYIRVRDDGEIDTIGAIKDNLTAEQKQKILYRTSAKPGHLLLFGAGDTATVNKTLDRLRQVVAREFGLINPEKINLLWVTDFPMFEWNADEKRLEALHHPFTAPHPDDVGDLKTARAQAYDLVFNGFEVGGGSLRIYQREIQQQVFETIGFSGEEAQNKFGFLLEAFEYGTPPHGGIAYGLDRLVMLLAGEESIRDVIAFPKTQQVRCLLTDAPSGVDAKQLKELHVASTYKPKS